One window of the Bradyrhizobium sp. NP1 genome contains the following:
- a CDS encoding type II CAAX endopeptidase family protein yields METTLISLLAYGAFTLIAGFVLFIAVVAHEGANSLSHSQLQTLAMQGRWQGIALTLASPVAIVVLWVAIRRAGRGFSEYLALNWPSSGELLRAFAITAIVVMVGGFLLSFVDSAGRPSLIPILSVQGPGGLLILLIGGCIAAPMMEEFIVRGFMFRGWSQSFLGPVGAIVLTSVVWALNHTQYDWFDRFWIFVLGLALGHFRWRTGSTWLTVIVHSATNIYLFFTMGPYR; encoded by the coding sequence ATGGAGACCACGCTCATCAGCCTGCTCGCCTACGGCGCTTTCACTCTGATAGCTGGATTTGTCCTGTTCATCGCGGTGGTCGCGCACGAAGGGGCAAACTCCTTATCTCACAGTCAGCTGCAAACATTGGCGATGCAGGGGCGTTGGCAAGGCATTGCGCTCACTTTGGCAAGTCCGGTCGCCATCGTCGTGCTTTGGGTCGCCATCCGCAGGGCTGGCCGCGGGTTCTCCGAATATCTGGCGCTCAATTGGCCGAGCTCAGGCGAGCTGCTCCGCGCGTTCGCGATCACAGCCATTGTCGTGATGGTTGGCGGATTCCTCCTGTCTTTCGTCGATAGTGCAGGACGCCCTTCGCTTATTCCCATTCTCAGTGTTCAAGGACCGGGTGGTTTGCTGATCCTGTTGATCGGCGGCTGCATAGCGGCGCCGATGATGGAAGAGTTCATCGTCCGCGGTTTCATGTTTCGTGGCTGGTCGCAATCTTTCCTGGGTCCGGTCGGCGCCATTGTGCTGACCTCGGTGGTGTGGGCATTGAATCACACTCAATACGATTGGTTCGATCGTTTCTGGATATTTGTTCTTGGTCTTGCTCTAGGCCACTTTCGATGGCGCACCGGTTCAACCTGGCTGACAGTGATCGTTCATTCGGCCACCAACATCTACCTGTTCTTCACCATGGGGCCGTACCGCTAG
- a CDS encoding tetratricopeptide repeat protein translates to MSKRPPSAPERASPIPQALEQAIIALQMQRPDQAERLAFPVLKSNRGNILAAQVVGRALLMQGRASEAIDPLQRAARRSDDPETETLLAVALAAAGRDDEALDQLRRTTARRPPFPPAFLELAGQLSKTGRFDEAVPLLESALALVPGHVDLLMALGYLHLKRNERTRARALFLRVRDAAPQRHDALVALAKVMVLDGEYAPAADLYRHALGLQPDDADTRINLGKCLLEMGERDAGEAALRAAARTAPQLAGRAMLALAAAPHGRFFLRPAHAAKFLRVDRN, encoded by the coding sequence ATGTCGAAGCGTCCGCCTTCAGCGCCCGAAAGGGCGAGCCCGATCCCCCAGGCGCTGGAACAGGCGATCATCGCGCTGCAGATGCAACGCCCCGACCAGGCAGAGCGCCTCGCCTTCCCCGTGCTCAAATCGAACCGCGGCAATATCCTCGCCGCGCAGGTCGTCGGGCGCGCGCTGTTGATGCAGGGCCGGGCCAGCGAGGCGATCGATCCCTTGCAGCGCGCCGCGCGGCGCAGCGACGACCCGGAAACCGAAACGCTGCTTGCGGTGGCGCTGGCTGCCGCCGGACGAGACGACGAGGCGCTGGATCAACTGCGCCGGACGACGGCTCGGCGGCCCCCATTTCCGCCGGCGTTTCTCGAACTTGCCGGCCAACTGTCGAAAACGGGACGGTTCGACGAGGCCGTCCCCCTGCTCGAAAGCGCGCTGGCGCTCGTGCCCGGTCATGTCGATCTGCTGATGGCGCTCGGCTATCTGCATCTGAAGCGGAACGAGCGCACCAGGGCGCGCGCGCTGTTCCTGCGCGTGCGCGACGCGGCGCCGCAGCGGCACGACGCGCTGGTCGCGCTCGCCAAGGTGATGGTGCTGGACGGTGAATATGCGCCCGCCGCCGATCTCTACCGGCATGCGCTCGGACTGCAGCCCGACGACGCCGACACCCGGATCAATCTCGGCAAATGTCTCCTGGAAATGGGTGAGCGCGACGCCGGCGAAGCGGCTCTGCGCGCGGCGGCGCGGACTGCGCCGCAACTCGCGGGCCGCGCGATGCTGGCGCTTGCCGCGGCCCCGCACGGCCGTTTCTTCCTTCGACCGGCCCATGCTGCAAAATTCCTGCGCGTCGACAGGAATTGA
- a CDS encoding cyclase family protein: MRTTFVLYCSLALLATAGTASAQDWTKSKWGVNDEIGAANNMSPEVVVKAAGLIKTGKTYALGIETNSKTPAFPPRTFKVLVLQPGQAGGNGLGPNKTTYNDDIIEGWVGIGSQIDGLGHIGVDWTYYNGNKSTDFAAADGLKKLGVEKIPPIVTRGVLLDMAAYYNTDVVKEGTAFNTKEIEEAAKKQGVEIRQGDVVIFHTGWVGLIGKDDKRYNAGEPGVGVEGAKYLVSKGVVAVGADTWAVEVIPFESKNVFEVHQIFLPMSGTYILENMNTGQLAADKAYEFLFVLGVPKITGAVQGIVNPVAIR; encoded by the coding sequence ATGCGCACCACATTCGTGCTGTATTGTTCGCTTGCGTTGCTGGCTACGGCCGGCACGGCCAGCGCCCAGGACTGGACCAAGTCGAAATGGGGAGTGAACGACGAGATCGGCGCCGCCAACAACATGTCGCCCGAGGTCGTGGTGAAGGCGGCTGGCCTGATCAAGACCGGCAAGACCTACGCGCTCGGGATCGAGACCAATTCGAAAACACCCGCCTTCCCGCCGCGCACCTTCAAGGTGCTGGTGCTGCAGCCCGGACAGGCCGGCGGCAACGGATTGGGGCCGAACAAGACCACCTACAATGACGACATCATCGAGGGTTGGGTCGGCATCGGCAGCCAGATCGACGGGCTCGGCCATATCGGCGTCGACTGGACCTATTACAACGGCAACAAGTCGACCGACTTCGCCGCCGCCGACGGCCTGAAGAAGCTCGGCGTCGAAAAAATCCCGCCGATCGTCACCCGCGGGGTCCTGCTCGACATGGCCGCCTACTACAACACCGACGTCGTCAAGGAAGGCACCGCCTTCAACACCAAGGAGATCGAGGAGGCCGCCAAAAAGCAGGGCGTCGAGATCCGCCAGGGCGACGTCGTGATCTTCCACACCGGCTGGGTCGGCCTGATCGGCAAGGACGACAAGCGCTACAATGCCGGCGAGCCCGGCGTCGGCGTCGAAGGCGCGAAATATCTGGTCAGCAAGGGCGTGGTCGCCGTCGGCGCCGACACCTGGGCGGTCGAGGTGATCCCGTTCGAATCCAAGAACGTGTTCGAGGTGCACCAGATCTTCCTGCCGATGTCCGGCACCTACATCCTCGAAAACATGAACACCGGGCAGCTTGCCGCCGACAAGGCCTATGAATTCCTGTTCGTGCTCGGCGTGCCCAAGATCACCGGCGCGGTGCAGGGCATCGTCAACCCGGTCGCGATCCGCTAA
- a CDS encoding LysR family transcriptional regulator yields MELTDLTTFLAVARTGGITRAAEELHTVQSNVTQRVKALEAEIGAALFERHSRGMTLTGAGRRLLPYAQRMAALSREAMLAARDDGEPKGPLSIGSMETTAAVRLPSLLAEFHRRFPQVSLTLRTATTADLVAGVLDGTFDGAFVAGPIEHGEIAATIAFREELVLVSARRWPSLASLRAGTPESGPTALVFRTGCTYRQRLEQVLSELGWPSATRFELGTLDGMIGCVAAGMGVTLLPRAVVERSEQRENVHIHTLDRAWSRVDTLFIHRRSAHQYSALGGFLSCLKKDERIAAA; encoded by the coding sequence ATGGAATTGACCGACCTGACCACCTTCCTGGCGGTCGCCCGCACCGGCGGCATCACGCGCGCCGCCGAGGAGCTCCACACCGTGCAATCCAACGTCACCCAGCGGGTGAAGGCGCTCGAAGCGGAAATCGGCGCCGCGCTGTTCGAGCGGCACAGCCGCGGCATGACGTTGACGGGCGCCGGCCGGCGCCTGCTGCCTTACGCGCAGCGGATGGCGGCGCTGTCGCGCGAGGCCATGCTGGCGGCGCGCGACGATGGCGAGCCGAAGGGACCGCTTTCGATCGGCTCGATGGAGACGACGGCCGCGGTGCGGCTGCCGTCGCTGCTCGCCGAATTCCATCGGAGGTTTCCGCAGGTGAGCCTGACGCTGCGCACGGCCACCACGGCCGATCTCGTCGCCGGCGTGCTCGACGGGACCTTCGACGGCGCGTTCGTTGCAGGTCCGATCGAGCATGGCGAGATCGCCGCCACGATCGCATTCCGCGAAGAGCTGGTGCTGGTCAGCGCGCGGCGCTGGCCGAGCCTCGCAAGCCTTCGCGCCGGCACGCCCGAGTCCGGGCCGACCGCTCTGGTCTTCCGCACCGGCTGCACCTATCGGCAGAGGCTTGAGCAGGTGCTCTCGGAGCTCGGCTGGCCGTCGGCAACCCGGTTTGAGCTCGGCACACTCGACGGCATGATCGGCTGCGTCGCCGCCGGGATGGGCGTCACGCTGCTGCCGCGCGCCGTGGTCGAGCGCAGCGAGCAGCGCGAGAACGTCCATATCCATACGCTTGACCGGGCCTGGTCGCGCGTCGACACGCTGTTCATCCACCGGCGCAGCGCGCATCAATACAGCGCGCTCGGCGGCTTCCTGTCCTGCCTGAAGAAAGACGAGCGCATCGCCGCCGCCTGA
- the ruvX gene encoding Holliday junction resolvase RuvX has protein sequence MPAPILPLVDAAAHWPERGALVGLDLGTKTIGVAVSDPDRRLATGVETVRRKAFKADAARLLAIAGERKAVGFVLGLPINMDGSEGPRAQSTRAFARNLAGLTDLPIALWDERLSTAAVERELIGMDVSRAKRAEVIDEHAAIFILQGALDRLAKLSGSR, from the coding sequence ATGCCCGCCCCCATCCTTCCCCTGGTCGATGCCGCCGCCCACTGGCCTGAACGCGGCGCGCTTGTCGGTCTCGATCTCGGCACCAAGACCATCGGCGTCGCCGTCTCCGATCCGGACCGGCGGCTCGCCACCGGCGTCGAGACCGTCAGGCGCAAGGCCTTCAAGGCGGATGCGGCGCGGCTGCTCGCCATCGCCGGCGAGCGCAAGGCAGTCGGCTTCGTGCTGGGCCTACCGATCAACATGGACGGCAGCGAAGGACCGCGGGCGCAGTCGACCCGCGCCTTTGCCCGCAACCTCGCCGGCCTCACCGACCTTCCGATCGCGCTGTGGGACGAGCGGCTCTCGACCGCCGCGGTCGAGCGCGAACTGATCGGCATGGATGTCAGCCGCGCCAAGCGCGCCGAGGTGATCGACGAGCATGCGGCGATCTTCATCCTGCAGGGCGCGCTCGACCGGCTGGCGAAGCTTTCGGGATCGCGCTGA
- the gatB gene encoding Asp-tRNA(Asn)/Glu-tRNA(Gln) amidotransferase subunit GatB, whose protein sequence is MTATGGKLVKGATGDWEVVIGMEVHAQVTSNSKLFSGASTAFGGEPNSHVSLVDAAMPGMLPVINEECIRQAVRTGLGLNAQINLRSVFDRKNYFYPDLPQGYQISQYKSPIVGEGEVVVELEGGRTATIGIERLHLEQDAGKSLHDQSPTMSLVDLNRSGVALMEIVSKPDIRDAEQAKAYVAKLRSILRYLGTCDGDMEKGNLRADVNVSVRKVGGPLGTRCEIKNMNSINFIGQAIEYEARRQVEILEDGGSIDQETRLFDPNKGETRSMRSKEEAHDYRYFPDPDLLPLEFSQGFVDELRAKLPELPDQKRARFIADFGLSPYDAGVLVAERESADFYETVLGGLADKARDGKLAANWVINELFGRLNKEGQDIAGSPVSAEQLSAIVDLIGEGTISGKIAKDLFEIVWQEGGDPRALVESRGMKQVTDLSAIEKVVDDIIAANPDKVAQAKAKPQMVGWFVGQVMKSSGGKANPQAVNDLLKAKLGL, encoded by the coding sequence ATGACGGCAACAGGCGGCAAGCTGGTCAAGGGCGCAACCGGCGACTGGGAAGTCGTGATCGGCATGGAAGTCCACGCCCAGGTCACCTCCAACTCAAAGCTGTTTTCGGGCGCGTCCACCGCGTTCGGCGGCGAGCCCAACTCCCACGTGTCGCTGGTTGACGCCGCGATGCCGGGCATGCTGCCCGTGATCAACGAGGAATGCATCCGGCAGGCGGTGCGGACCGGGCTTGGCCTCAACGCCCAGATCAACCTGCGCTCGGTGTTCGACCGCAAGAACTATTTCTATCCCGACCTGCCGCAAGGCTACCAGATCAGCCAGTACAAGTCGCCGATCGTGGGCGAGGGCGAGGTCGTCGTCGAACTCGAGGGCGGCAGGACCGCAACCATCGGCATCGAGCGGCTGCATCTCGAGCAGGATGCCGGCAAGTCGCTGCACGACCAGTCGCCGACCATGTCCCTTGTCGACCTCAACCGGTCCGGGGTCGCGCTGATGGAGATCGTATCAAAACCCGATATCCGCGACGCCGAGCAGGCGAAGGCCTATGTGGCGAAGTTGCGCTCGATCCTGCGCTATCTCGGCACCTGTGACGGCGACATGGAGAAGGGAAACCTGCGCGCCGACGTCAACGTGTCGGTGCGCAAGGTCGGCGGCCCGCTCGGCACCCGCTGCGAGATCAAGAACATGAACTCGATCAACTTCATTGGTCAGGCCATCGAGTACGAGGCGCGTCGCCAGGTCGAGATCCTCGAAGACGGCGGGTCGATCGACCAGGAGACGCGCCTGTTCGACCCCAACAAGGGCGAAACCCGCTCGATGCGCTCCAAGGAAGAGGCGCACGACTACCGCTATTTCCCCGATCCGGACTTGCTGCCGCTGGAATTCTCGCAAGGCTTCGTCGATGAGTTGAGGGCGAAGCTTCCCGAGCTGCCGGACCAGAAGCGGGCGCGCTTCATCGCCGATTTCGGCCTGTCGCCCTATGACGCCGGCGTGCTGGTGGCCGAGCGCGAAAGCGCCGACTTCTACGAGACGGTGCTGGGAGGGCTTGCCGACAAGGCGCGGGACGGCAAGCTTGCCGCCAATTGGGTGATCAACGAGCTGTTCGGACGCCTCAACAAGGAAGGCCAGGACATCGCGGGCTCCCCGGTGTCGGCCGAACAGCTTTCGGCGATCGTCGACCTGATCGGAGAGGGCACCATCTCCGGCAAGATCGCCAAGGATCTGTTCGAGATCGTCTGGCAGGAGGGCGGCGACCCTCGCGCGCTGGTCGAAAGCCGCGGCATGAAGCAGGTCACCGACCTCTCGGCGATCGAAAAGGTCGTCGACGACATCATTGCGGCCAATCCCGACAAGGTGGCGCAGGCGAAGGCGAAGCCGCAGATGGTCGGCTGGTTCGTCGGCCAGGTCATGAAGTCGTCCGGCGGCAAAGCCAATCCGCAGGCCGTCAACGACCTGCTCAAGGCCAAGCTCGGCCTCTAG
- a CDS encoding CPBP family intramembrane glutamic endopeptidase — protein sequence MDSLNLENPVVTPVPAEKPRAWGFWGTALWGLFIFAAMFAGQAAVIAWFVLRQDGPVDIAHTISVVGRGLTISLSVIMGLPTVLAALWLAIHFTRISFADYLALRWTSWRNVVLGVVGLAVIVFGWDLLSRATGREVTPGFMVDVLKSARTDGAVWLLVLAFCVAAPVSEELFARGFLYRGWSETFLRPAGAIALSSAVWTVVHLQYDWYFFGEIFSIGLWFGYIRHRTNSTWLTILMHGLNNLGAVVQTMWLAG from the coding sequence ATGGATTCGCTCAATCTGGAAAATCCGGTCGTGACACCGGTCCCGGCCGAGAAGCCGAGGGCGTGGGGATTCTGGGGCACCGCGCTGTGGGGCCTCTTCATCTTTGCCGCGATGTTTGCCGGCCAGGCGGCCGTGATCGCCTGGTTCGTGCTGCGCCAGGACGGCCCGGTCGACATCGCGCACACGATCAGCGTCGTAGGGCGCGGCCTCACGATCTCGCTGTCGGTGATCATGGGCTTGCCGACGGTGCTCGCCGCACTGTGGCTCGCCATCCACTTCACGCGCATCTCGTTTGCCGACTATCTCGCGCTGCGCTGGACGTCCTGGCGCAATGTCGTGCTCGGCGTCGTCGGGCTTGCGGTCATCGTGTTCGGCTGGGACCTGCTGTCGCGCGCGACGGGCCGCGAGGTCACGCCGGGCTTCATGGTCGACGTGCTCAAATCGGCGCGCACCGACGGTGCGGTTTGGCTGCTGGTGCTCGCCTTCTGCGTCGCTGCTCCCGTCTCGGAAGAATTGTTCGCGCGCGGCTTTCTCTATCGCGGCTGGTCGGAAACTTTCTTGCGGCCAGCCGGCGCCATCGCGCTGTCGTCGGCGGTATGGACCGTCGTCCACCTGCAATACGACTGGTACTTCTTCGGCGAGATTTTCTCGATCGGGCTCTGGTTCGGCTATATCCGCCACCGGACCAATTCGACCTGGCTCACCATCCTGATGCACGGCCTCAACAATCTTGGCGCGGTGGTCCAGACGATGTGGCTGGCCGGATGA
- a CDS encoding nitronate monooxygenase has translation MPISTPLTALLGIHHPILSAPMHRIAGARLVTAVSKAGGFGILGGGYGERAWLEQETSTLKQSASPFGIGFITWSLAKQPELLDIALHAKPRAIMLSFGDPAPFAPRIKAAGSLLICQVQSEDMASQALDAGADILVAQGTEAGGHGASRTTLDIAPAIVDLAAGRVPVVAAGGIADGRGLVAMMMLGAAGALIGTRFYASVECDAPDKAKQRICAATGGDTARGVLFDWSRRIFWPAPFTLRALVNDHARRWSGREAELIQNMDAVVADYASAQAAGNFDIAGVFAGTAAGLIHDVPPASEIVERIVSEAEQIVHGRRNSAMLGQAAS, from the coding sequence ATGCCGATCAGTACGCCACTCACAGCGCTTCTGGGTATCCACCATCCGATCCTGTCGGCGCCGATGCACCGGATTGCGGGGGCCCGGCTGGTCACGGCAGTGAGCAAGGCGGGTGGCTTCGGCATTTTGGGCGGCGGCTATGGCGAGCGGGCGTGGCTGGAGCAGGAAACCTCTACGCTCAAGCAATCTGCATCGCCCTTCGGCATCGGCTTCATCACCTGGAGCCTCGCAAAACAACCGGAGCTGCTGGACATCGCGCTCCATGCAAAGCCGCGGGCGATCATGCTGTCGTTCGGCGACCCCGCGCCCTTCGCGCCCCGCATCAAAGCCGCAGGCAGCCTTCTGATCTGCCAGGTTCAATCCGAGGACATGGCCAGCCAGGCGCTCGATGCCGGCGCCGACATCCTGGTCGCGCAAGGCACCGAGGCCGGCGGGCATGGCGCGTCGCGCACGACACTCGATATCGCGCCGGCCATTGTCGATCTCGCGGCAGGCCGCGTGCCGGTGGTTGCCGCGGGCGGCATTGCCGACGGACGCGGCCTGGTTGCCATGATGATGCTTGGCGCCGCCGGCGCGCTGATCGGGACGCGCTTCTATGCCAGCGTTGAATGCGACGCGCCCGACAAAGCCAAGCAACGGATTTGTGCCGCGACCGGCGGGGACACGGCGCGCGGCGTCCTGTTCGACTGGTCGCGCAGGATTTTCTGGCCGGCGCCGTTCACGCTGCGTGCCCTGGTCAATGATCATGCCCGGCGCTGGAGCGGCCGCGAGGCCGAGTTGATCCAGAACATGGATGCCGTCGTGGCCGACTATGCGTCGGCCCAGGCTGCGGGCAATTTCGACATCGCGGGCGTGTTCGCAGGCACCGCTGCCGGTCTGATCCATGACGTCCCGCCCGCATCGGAGATCGTGGAGCGAATCGTGAGCGAGGCCGAGCAGATCGTCCATGGCAGGCGCAATTCCGCCATGCTTGGGCAGGCGGCGTCGTGA
- the gatC gene encoding Asp-tRNA(Asn)/Glu-tRNA(Gln) amidotransferase subunit GatC — MSVDAATVRRIAHLARIAVSDEEVPHLQGELNAMLAFVEQLSEVNVEGVEPMTSVTPMEMKKRADVVTDGDIADDIVKNAPATENHFFLVPKVVE; from the coding sequence ATGTCTGTAGACGCCGCCACCGTCCGCCGCATCGCGCATCTGGCCCGGATTGCGGTCAGCGACGAGGAAGTTCCGCATCTGCAGGGCGAGCTCAACGCCATGCTGGCGTTCGTCGAGCAGTTGTCCGAGGTGAATGTCGAGGGGGTCGAGCCGATGACCTCGGTGACCCCGATGGAAATGAAGAAGCGAGCGGACGTCGTCACCGACGGCGACATCGCGGACGATATCGTGAAGAATGCGCCGGCCACCGAAAATCACTTCTTCCTGGTGCCGAAGGTCGTCGAGTAA
- a CDS encoding AEC family transporter, with translation MIVVVSALLPVFLLIVFGAVLKRSLMREDAQWHGLERLTYYVLFPALLIQTLVKADLSKVPVAGVGGALFLSALAMSLLCLALQPLLARLRIDGPAFSSIFQGATRWQTYVALAVSGNLFGDVGLALASVAMVAIIPLVNVFSVAVLAHYASDKKQPAGRIVLTVVRNPLIWACAIGLLLNVAHVPLPKIWHEVADALGRSSLAIGLLVTGAGLHLEGLLRPSAGAAIGVFLKLVAMPMLAIALALWFGLSGANLVIVAAASAVPASSSAYVLARQMGGDAPLLAQIITLQTILAAITMPVAIAAAGSSGTAPW, from the coding sequence ATGATTGTGGTGGTCTCGGCGCTGCTGCCGGTATTCCTGCTGATCGTGTTCGGCGCCGTGCTCAAGCGCAGCCTGATGCGGGAGGACGCGCAGTGGCATGGGCTGGAGCGGCTGACCTATTATGTGCTGTTCCCGGCACTCCTGATCCAGACGCTGGTGAAAGCGGACCTTTCGAAGGTGCCGGTCGCCGGCGTCGGCGGCGCGCTTTTCCTGTCGGCGCTCGCGATGTCGCTGTTGTGCCTCGCCCTGCAGCCGCTGCTGGCGCGACTGAGGATTGACGGGCCGGCCTTCAGCTCAATCTTCCAGGGCGCGACCCGCTGGCAGACCTATGTCGCGCTCGCCGTATCAGGCAATCTGTTCGGCGACGTCGGGCTGGCGCTCGCATCCGTCGCCATGGTTGCGATCATTCCGCTGGTCAATGTCTTCAGCGTCGCGGTGCTCGCCCACTATGCGTCCGACAAGAAGCAGCCGGCCGGCCGCATCGTCTTGACGGTCGTGCGCAACCCCCTGATCTGGGCCTGTGCGATCGGACTCCTGCTCAATGTCGCGCATGTGCCGCTACCAAAAATCTGGCACGAGGTCGCCGATGCCCTGGGTCGCTCCTCGCTTGCGATCGGCCTGCTCGTAACCGGCGCCGGCCTGCATCTGGAGGGATTGCTGCGTCCGAGCGCAGGCGCAGCCATCGGCGTGTTCCTCAAGCTGGTCGCCATGCCGATGCTCGCGATCGCCCTCGCCCTGTGGTTCGGCTTATCCGGCGCCAATCTCGTGATCGTCGCGGCCGCGTCAGCCGTGCCGGCTTCCTCTTCGGCCTATGTGCTGGCGCGGCAGATGGGGGGCGACGCGCCGCTGCTTGCGCAGATCATCACGCTGCAGACCATTCTGGCGGCGATCACGATGCCGGTCGCGATCGCTGCAGCCGGCTCTAGCGGTACGGCCCCATGGTGA
- the gatA gene encoding Asp-tRNA(Asn)/Glu-tRNA(Gln) amidotransferase subunit GatA has translation MTDLTSLTIAEARSGLASKSFTALELADAHLAAMEAARALNAYVRETPDQAREMARQADARLQKGDGGPLAGIPLGIKDLFATKGVRTTACSKILGNFVPTYESTITSQLWRDGAVLLGKLNNDEFAMGSSNETSCFGPVTNPWRRDGSNTTLVPGGSSGGSASAVAAMLCMGATATDTGGSIRQPAAFTATVGMKPTYGRCSRWGIVAFASSLDQAGPIGRTVRDTAMLMRSMAGHDPKDTTSVDRPVPDYEAAIGRSIKGMRIGIPREYRLDGMPAEIEKLWREGAAWLKSAGAELVEVSLPHTKYALPAYYIVAPAEASSNLARYDGVRYGLRVPGRGIKEMYEATRAEGFGAEVKRRVMIGTYVLSAGYYDAYYLRAQKVRTLIKKDFEDCFAKGVQAILTPATPSAAFGIGEKGGADPVEMYLNDIFTVTVNMAGLPGIAIPAGKDAQGLPLGLQLIGRPFDEETLFSLGEVIERAAGRFTPPKWW, from the coding sequence ATGACCGATTTGACATCGCTGACGATCGCCGAGGCCAGGTCTGGCCTGGCGAGCAAATCCTTCACGGCGCTTGAGCTCGCCGACGCGCACCTCGCCGCGATGGAAGCCGCGCGCGCGCTCAACGCCTATGTGCGGGAGACGCCCGACCAGGCCCGCGAGATGGCGCGGCAAGCGGACGCTCGCCTTCAGAAGGGCGACGGCGGCCCGCTCGCCGGCATTCCCTTGGGGATCAAGGACCTGTTCGCGACCAAGGGCGTGCGCACCACGGCCTGCTCGAAGATCCTCGGCAATTTCGTGCCGACCTATGAGTCCACCATCACGTCCCAGCTCTGGCGCGATGGCGCGGTGCTGCTCGGCAAGCTCAACAATGATGAGTTCGCGATGGGCTCGTCGAACGAGACTTCCTGCTTCGGCCCGGTGACCAATCCGTGGCGGCGTGACGGCTCGAACACGACGCTGGTGCCGGGCGGCTCCTCGGGCGGATCGGCTTCCGCCGTGGCCGCGATGCTCTGCATGGGCGCAACCGCAACGGATACCGGCGGTTCGATCCGCCAGCCCGCGGCCTTCACCGCAACCGTCGGCATGAAGCCGACCTATGGCCGCTGCTCGCGCTGGGGCATCGTGGCGTTTGCCTCCTCGCTCGACCAGGCCGGGCCGATCGGCCGCACCGTGCGCGACACCGCGATGTTGATGCGCTCGATGGCCGGCCACGATCCGAAGGACACCACCTCGGTCGATCGTCCGGTGCCGGATTACGAGGCCGCGATCGGCAGGTCGATAAAGGGCATGCGGATCGGCATCCCCAGGGAATATCGGCTCGACGGCATGCCGGCCGAGATCGAGAAACTGTGGAGGGAGGGCGCCGCCTGGCTCAAATCGGCCGGCGCGGAGCTCGTCGAGGTGTCGCTGCCGCACACCAAATACGCGCTGCCCGCCTATTACATCGTGGCGCCGGCGGAGGCCTCGTCGAACCTGGCGCGCTATGACGGCGTACGCTACGGCTTGCGCGTGCCCGGCCGCGGCATCAAGGAGATGTATGAGGCGACCCGCGCCGAAGGTTTTGGCGCCGAGGTGAAGCGGCGGGTGATGATCGGCACCTATGTGCTGTCGGCCGGCTATTACGACGCCTATTATCTGCGAGCGCAGAAGGTTCGTACCCTCATCAAGAAGGACTTTGAGGACTGCTTCGCCAAGGGCGTGCAGGCGATCCTCACCCCGGCGACGCCCTCGGCCGCCTTCGGGATCGGCGAGAAGGGCGGCGCCGACCCGGTCGAGATGTATCTCAACGACATCTTCACCGTGACGGTGAACATGGCGGGCCTTCCCGGCATCGCGATCCCCGCCGGCAAGGATGCGCAGGGCCTGCCGCTCGGGCTGCAACTGATCGGCCGTCCCTTCGACGAGGAGACGCTGTTCTCCCTCGGTGAAGTGATCGAGCGGGCGGCAGGACGGTTCACGCCGCCAAAGTGGTGGTGA